Proteins encoded within one genomic window of Flavobacterium sp. NG2:
- a CDS encoding alkaline phosphatase PhoX, producing MKLNYLKRVGALSVLGLAAFSCQNDDDNSTAVNSEIDFNYTSSVPALVVAKEGFENLKITSLISSSDVLPGSPSFIYGAQPDGAGFMKDANGDGYMMITNHEILKSVSRVYFDKTLKPIKGEYIVDGIGGMTRLCSATLATPTIHGFGPMFLTAGESGEESMVHGIDPFSLTADKSRTDRVLPALGKASMENAVPLPKGAYAGKTVILIGEDQSYSTSHISAGQVIMYVSNTVGDLTNGKLYALKRNDGVQVETTMNVGTSFDVSFVEIPNAKNLTGAEINTTVNNLGAIRFSRVEDVDYRKGSAKNNREIYFTATGQSSNNNPVTGYTMWGRVYKLVLNDTNPLLGKLELVVEGDSTPGTGIINPDNICVTENYVYIQEDGDSYYADAKHDSYIWQYNIATKVNKPWMTMNHKRDDAIWNAAYNQAGVTKFGSWEYGAMEDISDVIGVPNTFILNIHPHTWQKDAFKNADGSGVNTNKEGGQTVIIRNVQK from the coding sequence ATGAAACTTAATTATTTAAAAAGAGTAGGAGCGTTATCCGTATTAGGGTTAGCCGCATTTAGTTGTCAAAATGATGATGACAATTCAACAGCTGTAAATTCTGAAATTGACTTTAACTACACTTCTTCTGTACCAGCATTAGTGGTTGCTAAAGAAGGTTTTGAGAATTTAAAAATCACATCTTTGATAAGCAGTTCAGATGTATTACCAGGTTCTCCGAGTTTTATTTATGGAGCGCAACCTGATGGGGCAGGATTCATGAAAGACGCTAATGGCGATGGTTACATGATGATTACCAATCATGAAATATTGAAATCAGTTTCGAGAGTTTATTTTGATAAGACTTTGAAGCCTATAAAAGGAGAGTATATTGTTGATGGAATTGGAGGAATGACAAGGTTGTGCTCTGCAACTTTAGCAACACCTACAATTCACGGATTTGGACCAATGTTTTTGACTGCTGGAGAAAGTGGTGAAGAAAGTATGGTTCACGGAATTGATCCTTTTAGCTTAACTGCTGATAAAAGTAGAACGGACAGAGTATTGCCGGCTTTAGGAAAAGCTAGTATGGAAAATGCGGTTCCGCTACCTAAAGGTGCATATGCAGGTAAAACAGTTATTCTTATTGGTGAAGATCAATCGTATTCAACTTCACACATTAGTGCAGGTCAGGTTATTATGTATGTAAGTAATACTGTTGGTGATCTTACTAACGGTAAACTATATGCTTTAAAAAGAAATGACGGTGTACAAGTTGAAACGACTATGAATGTTGGAACTTCATTTGATGTTTCTTTTGTGGAAATACCAAATGCTAAAAACTTAACTGGTGCTGAAATCAATACGACTGTAAACAATTTAGGTGCTATCCGTTTCTCAAGAGTAGAAGATGTTGATTACAGAAAAGGTTCTGCAAAAAATAATCGCGAAATTTACTTTACGGCAACAGGTCAATCTTCAAACAACAATCCAGTAACAGGATATACTATGTGGGGAAGAGTTTATAAATTAGTTTTAAATGACACAAACCCACTATTAGGTAAATTAGAATTAGTAGTTGAGGGAGATTCAACTCCAGGGACTGGAATCATTAATCCAGACAACATTTGTGTAACCGAAAACTATGTGTATATCCAGGAAGATGGAGACTCTTATTATGCTGATGCTAAGCACGATTCTTATATCTGGCAGTACAATATTGCAACCAAAGTAAACAAACCATGGATGACAATGAATCACAAACGTGATGATGCTATTTGGAATGCTGCATACAATCAAGCAGGTGTGACAAAATTTGGAAGTTGGGAATATGGTGCTATGGAAGATATTTCAGATGTAATTGGAGTTCCAAATACGTTTATCTTAAATATTCACCCTCACACATGGCAAAAAGATGCTTTCAAAAATGCTGATGGAAGTGGTGTAAACACGAATAAAGAAGGTGGACAAACCGTAATAATAAGAAATGTTCAAAAGTAA
- a CDS encoding cytochrome-c peroxidase yields MRLFKNMYFQKVVFVLKLSLLMVFLGCEKEYKELTIQEELVLNIDKINEKCVDFQTLVDKTDDDVKIQQAFDSTRIGYKKIEWAVEYFTPNSARFINGPALDELEVAENTFISPNGFQVMEELIYPNYSSENKETLIREIKVLIGNLKQVQQHLAAITISNSHVLDASKMELIRIMSLGITGFDSPIALRSIPEAKSSLESLKSLILKMNFNTPASDQCENKIVDLIDKAAKYCDANTDFNTFDRAYFIKNFINPISVKLVSFQKINKIESTTKNSVVNPSASTIFDKKAFNVNAFIPSEEYRFSEEKAVLGEKLFYENSFSNDQKRNCASCHIPSKGFTDGLKTNQSLKGGFLSRNTPMLTYASLQNAQFWDLRQLDLEKQSLDVIQNKEEMHGNVANAIQVLNKDQEYIRLFKKAFPKSKKIEEWQVQNALASYIRSLNAFDSKFDEYMRGDSDDFSEEEKLGFNVFAGKAKCATCHFIPLFNGTVPPTYQKTEHEVIGTPDDKKGTKISPDMGRYLQYQMPQLKHTFKTPSLRNVAITAPYMHNGLYTTLEEVIEFYNNGGGVGLGLIIENQTLASDKLELTDKEIKALVAFMKTLTDKTYQ; encoded by the coding sequence ATGAGATTGTTTAAAAATATGTATTTCCAAAAAGTAGTTTTTGTTCTGAAACTATCACTTTTAATGGTGTTTTTGGGTTGTGAGAAGGAATATAAGGAACTAACGATTCAAGAGGAATTAGTTTTGAATATTGATAAAATAAATGAAAAATGTGTTGATTTTCAAACACTAGTTGATAAAACTGATGATGACGTTAAAATCCAACAAGCTTTTGATTCTACAAGAATAGGCTATAAAAAAATAGAATGGGCAGTGGAATATTTTACGCCAAATTCAGCTCGATTTATCAATGGCCCTGCGTTAGACGAATTGGAAGTAGCCGAAAATACCTTTATTTCTCCAAATGGTTTTCAAGTCATGGAGGAGTTAATTTACCCCAACTATAGTTCTGAAAATAAAGAAACACTAATCAGAGAAATTAAAGTGTTAATTGGAAATTTAAAGCAAGTACAACAGCATTTAGCAGCTATTACGATTTCAAATTCACATGTTTTAGATGCTTCAAAAATGGAATTAATTCGGATTATGAGTTTAGGAATAACCGGTTTTGATTCGCCAATCGCTTTGAGGTCGATACCAGAAGCTAAAAGTAGTTTGGAATCGTTAAAGAGCTTAATTTTAAAGATGAATTTCAATACACCAGCATCAGATCAATGTGAAAATAAAATAGTAGATTTAATTGATAAAGCTGCAAAATATTGTGATGCTAATACTGATTTTAACACTTTTGATAGAGCTTATTTTATTAAAAACTTTATTAATCCTATTAGTGTAAAGTTGGTTTCTTTTCAGAAAATAAATAAGATTGAGTCAACGACTAAAAACAGTGTTGTAAATCCAAGTGCAAGTACTATTTTTGATAAAAAAGCCTTTAATGTCAATGCTTTTATCCCATCCGAAGAATATCGATTTAGCGAAGAGAAGGCCGTTTTAGGAGAGAAATTATTTTATGAAAACTCTTTTTCGAATGATCAAAAAAGAAATTGTGCTTCTTGTCATATTCCCTCAAAAGGATTTACTGACGGTTTGAAAACAAACCAATCGCTTAAAGGTGGCTTTCTAAGTCGAAATACCCCTATGTTAACCTATGCATCTTTGCAAAATGCACAGTTTTGGGATTTACGCCAGTTGGATTTAGAAAAACAAAGTTTGGATGTGATTCAAAACAAAGAAGAAATGCATGGAAATGTAGCCAATGCGATTCAGGTGTTAAACAAAGACCAAGAATATATAAGACTTTTTAAAAAAGCATTTCCTAAATCTAAAAAAATTGAGGAGTGGCAAGTTCAAAATGCTCTAGCAAGTTACATCCGCTCTTTGAATGCTTTCGATAGTAAATTTGATGAATACATGCGTGGAGATTCAGATGATTTTTCAGAAGAAGAGAAGTTAGGTTTCAATGTTTTTGCTGGAAAAGCCAAATGTGCGACTTGTCATTTTATTCCTTTATTTAATGGCACTGTGCCGCCAACTTATCAAAAAACAGAGCATGAAGTCATTGGTACTCCAGATGACAAAAAAGGAACTAAAATCAGTCCCGACATGGGAAGGTATCTGCAATATCAAATGCCACAATTAAAGCATACTTTTAAAACACCTTCATTACGTAATGTCGCTATTACTGCGCCCTATATGCATAACGGTCTGTACACAACACTTGAAGAGGTGATAGAATTTTACAATAATGGAGGTGGAGTTGGCCTTGGTTTAATCATTGAAAATCAAACCTTAGCATCGGATAAATTAGAATTGACAGATAAAGAGATTAAAGCACTAGTGGCATTTATGAAAACATTGACAGACAAAACATATCAATGA
- the ettA gene encoding energy-dependent translational throttle protein EttA, with amino-acid sequence MSDDKKVIFSMSKLSKTYQGADKAVLKNIYLSFFYGAKIGILGLNGSGKSSLLKIIAGVDKNYQGDVVFAPGYTVGYLEQEPILDDSKTVIEIVREGVAETMEVLEEYNKINDLFGLEENYSDPDKMDKLMDRQAALQDKIDALGAWEIDTKLEIAMDALRTPDGDTPIKNLSGGERRRVALCRLLLKQPDVLLLDEPTNHLDAESVLWLEQHLAQYAGTVIAVTHDRYFLDNVAGWILELDRGEGIPWKGNYSSWLDQKSNRLAQEEKVASKRRKNLERELDWVRQGAKGRQTKQKARLQNYDKLLNEDQKELDEKLEIYIPNGPRLGTNVIEAKSVAKAFGDKLLYDNLNFTLPQAGIVGIIGPNGAGKSTIFRMIMGEQETDSGEFSVGETVKIAYVDQAHSNIDPNKSIWENFCDGQELIMMGGRQVNSRAYLSRFNFGGSDQNKKVATLSGGERNRLHLAMTLKEEGNVLLLDEPTNDLDVNTLRALEEGLEQFAGCAVVISHDRWFLDRICTHILAFEGDSEVYFFEGGFSEYEENKKKRLGGDLTPKRLKYKKLIRG; translated from the coding sequence ATGTCAGACGATAAAAAGGTAATTTTCTCAATGTCAAAATTGAGTAAAACCTATCAAGGAGCAGACAAAGCAGTACTTAAGAATATTTATTTAAGTTTCTTTTATGGTGCTAAAATTGGTATTTTAGGTCTTAATGGATCTGGAAAATCATCACTTTTAAAAATTATTGCTGGGGTTGATAAAAACTATCAAGGTGATGTTGTTTTTGCTCCAGGTTACACTGTAGGGTATTTAGAGCAAGAACCTATTCTTGATGACTCTAAAACAGTAATCGAAATTGTACGCGAAGGTGTTGCTGAAACGATGGAAGTTCTTGAAGAGTATAACAAAATAAATGATTTGTTTGGTCTTGAAGAAAATTATTCTGATCCAGACAAAATGGATAAGTTAATGGATCGTCAAGCTGCACTTCAAGATAAAATTGATGCTTTAGGAGCTTGGGAAATTGATACAAAATTGGAGATTGCAATGGATGCGTTACGTACTCCAGATGGTGATACTCCTATTAAGAACCTTTCAGGTGGTGAGCGTCGTCGTGTGGCTTTATGTCGTTTGTTATTAAAACAACCAGATGTATTATTACTAGATGAGCCTACCAACCACTTGGATGCCGAATCTGTTTTATGGTTAGAGCAACATTTAGCACAATATGCAGGAACTGTAATAGCTGTAACACACGATAGATATTTCCTTGACAATGTAGCAGGATGGATTTTAGAACTAGATAGAGGAGAAGGTATTCCATGGAAAGGAAATTACTCTTCATGGTTAGATCAAAAATCAAATCGTTTAGCACAAGAGGAAAAAGTAGCTTCAAAACGTCGTAAAAACTTAGAGCGTGAGTTGGACTGGGTTCGTCAAGGAGCCAAAGGTCGTCAAACAAAGCAAAAAGCACGTTTACAGAACTATGATAAATTATTAAATGAAGACCAAAAAGAATTAGACGAAAAATTAGAAATCTACATTCCTAATGGACCACGTTTAGGTACGAATGTAATTGAAGCTAAAAGTGTTGCTAAAGCTTTTGGAGACAAATTATTATATGATAATTTGAACTTCACTTTGCCACAAGCTGGAATAGTTGGAATTATTGGGCCAAACGGTGCTGGTAAATCGACTATTTTCAGAATGATTATGGGAGAGCAAGAAACTGATAGCGGAGAATTCTCAGTAGGGGAGACAGTAAAAATCGCTTATGTTGATCAAGCACACTCTAATATCGATCCTAATAAGTCTATTTGGGAAAACTTCTGTGATGGTCAAGAATTGATTATGATGGGCGGACGTCAAGTAAACTCTAGAGCTTACTTAAGTCGTTTTAACTTTGGTGGAAGCGATCAAAACAAAAAAGTGGCAACACTTTCTGGTGGGGAACGTAACCGTCTACATCTTGCGATGACATTGAAAGAAGAAGGAAACGTATTGTTACTAGATGAGCCTACGAATGACTTGGATGTTAATACATTGCGTGCTTTAGAGGAAGGTTTAGAGCAGTTTGCAGGTTGTGCTGTAGTTATTTCGCACGACAGATGGTTCTTAGATAGAATTTGTACGCACATTCTAGCTTTTGAAGGAGACTCAGAAGTATACTTCTTTGAAGGTGGTTTCTCAGAATACGAAGAGAACAAGAAAAAACGTTTAGGTGGGGATTTAACGCCAAAACGTTTGAAATACAAAAAATTAATCAGAGGATAA